From one Rhodovulum sp. ES.010 genomic stretch:
- a CDS encoding aldehyde dehydrogenase family protein: MTVSELMDSMEYGPATESPAEALAWLVDRGDRFGQFIGGAFTEPGETFESRNPATGEVLALVSQATQADVDAAVAAARKAQPKWARLTGHARARHLYALARLIQKHARLIAVLETLDNGKPIRESRDIDVPLAARHFYYHAGLAQLLEKEVPGQVPHGVCGQIIPWNFPFLMLAWKIAPALAAGNTVVLKPAEWTSLTALLFADLCREAGLSKGVVNIVTGDGAVGEMIVAHENVDKIAFTGSTEVGRKIRVATAGSGKALTLELGGKSPYIVFDDADLDSAVEGLVDAIWFNQGQVCCAGSRLVVQEGIADEFHARLKARMAGLRIGDPLDKCIDIGAIIDPAQQRRIEEMVAVGAGEGEIFQPDGPLPETGCYYQPTLITGLSPASRLMQEEIFGPVLVSTTFRTPAEAVQLANDTRYGLAASVWSENINTALDVAPKLAAGVIWVNGSNMFDAAAGFGGLRESGFGREGGWEGLLEYLCPEGKPKPLKPLAPVEKAEDPEPADPLDRTAKLYIGGKQTRPDGGYARPVHGPGGHLLGHVGLANRKDIRNAVEAARKAQPGWAAASAHNRAQILFYIAENLSARAAEFVDRLHAMTGGQKATARAEVEHSLDRLFTYAAWADKYAGDIKDVPIRGAALAFNRPVGVIGALCPDEAPLLGLISVMAPAVAMGNSVVLAPSAPFPLAATDVYQVLDTSDLPGGVVNIVTGAHADLAEPLAAHGDVDAVWSFSSAAISAPVERAAAGNLKRTWVNHARARNWAGDEGEGRAFLRAATEVRTVWVPWGA, encoded by the coding sequence ATGACCGTTTCCGAGCTTATGGACAGCATGGAATACGGCCCGGCCACGGAAAGCCCGGCCGAGGCGCTGGCCTGGCTGGTCGACCGGGGCGACCGGTTCGGGCAGTTCATAGGCGGCGCCTTTACCGAACCGGGAGAGACTTTCGAGAGCCGGAACCCGGCGACCGGCGAGGTGCTGGCGCTGGTCAGCCAGGCCACGCAAGCGGACGTGGACGCCGCCGTCGCCGCGGCGCGCAAGGCGCAGCCGAAATGGGCAAGGCTCACGGGCCACGCGCGAGCGCGTCACCTTTATGCGCTGGCCCGCCTGATCCAGAAACACGCGCGCCTGATCGCGGTGCTGGAAACCCTCGACAACGGCAAGCCGATCCGCGAAAGCCGGGACATCGACGTGCCCCTGGCCGCGCGGCATTTCTATTACCATGCGGGGCTCGCCCAGCTTCTGGAGAAGGAAGTTCCCGGGCAGGTGCCGCACGGGGTCTGCGGCCAGATCATCCCCTGGAACTTCCCGTTCCTGATGCTCGCCTGGAAGATCGCCCCGGCCCTCGCCGCCGGCAACACGGTTGTCCTGAAACCGGCGGAATGGACCTCCCTGACCGCTCTGCTCTTTGCCGATCTCTGCCGCGAGGCCGGGCTGTCCAAGGGGGTGGTGAACATCGTCACCGGCGACGGGGCGGTGGGCGAGATGATCGTGGCGCATGAGAACGTCGACAAGATCGCCTTCACCGGCTCGACCGAGGTTGGGCGCAAGATCCGCGTGGCGACAGCCGGCAGCGGCAAGGCGCTGACGCTGGAGCTGGGGGGCAAGTCGCCTTACATCGTCTTCGACGATGCCGATCTCGACTCGGCGGTCGAGGGGCTGGTGGACGCGATCTGGTTCAACCAGGGCCAGGTGTGCTGCGCGGGCTCGCGGCTGGTCGTGCAGGAAGGCATCGCGGACGAGTTCCACGCCCGGCTGAAGGCGCGGATGGCGGGCCTGCGGATTGGCGATCCGCTCGACAAGTGCATCGATATCGGCGCGATCATCGACCCGGCGCAGCAGAGGCGCATCGAGGAGATGGTCGCCGTCGGCGCCGGCGAGGGCGAGATTTTCCAGCCCGACGGGCCGCTGCCCGAAACCGGCTGCTACTACCAGCCGACGCTGATCACGGGGCTGTCGCCCGCCTCGCGCCTGATGCAGGAGGAGATCTTCGGCCCGGTCCTGGTCTCGACCACCTTCCGCACGCCCGCCGAGGCCGTGCAACTGGCGAACGACACGCGCTATGGCCTCGCCGCCAGCGTCTGGTCCGAAAACATCAACACCGCGCTGGACGTGGCGCCGAAGCTCGCGGCGGGGGTGATCTGGGTGAACGGGTCCAACATGTTCGACGCGGCGGCGGGCTTCGGCGGCCTGCGCGAAAGCGGCTTCGGGCGCGAGGGCGGCTGGGAAGGGCTGCTGGAGTATCTGTGCCCGGAGGGCAAGCCGAAGCCGCTGAAACCGCTCGCCCCTGTCGAAAAGGCGGAAGACCCTGAACCGGCCGATCCGCTCGACCGCACCGCAAAGCTCTATATCGGAGGAAAGCAGACCCGACCGGACGGCGGCTATGCGCGCCCCGTGCACGGCCCCGGCGGACACCTGCTGGGCCATGTCGGCCTCGCTAACCGCAAGGACATTCGCAACGCCGTGGAGGCCGCGCGCAAGGCGCAGCCCGGCTGGGCGGCGGCGAGCGCGCATAACCGCGCGCAGATCCTCTTCTACATCGCCGAGAACCTGTCGGCGCGGGCCGCGGAGTTCGTGGATCGCCTGCACGCCATGACCGGCGGGCAGAAGGCGACTGCCAGAGCGGAGGTGGAGCACAGCCTCGACCGGCTCTTCACCTACGCCGCCTGGGCCGACAAGTATGCGGGCGACATCAAAGACGTGCCGATACGCGGCGCGGCATTGGCCTTCAACAGGCCGGTCGGCGTGATCGGGGCGCTCTGCCCCGACGAGGCGCCGCTGCTGGGCCTCATCTCGGTGATGGCCCCGGCCGTCGCGATGGGCAATTCGGTCGTGCTGGCACCCTCGGCCCCTTTCCCGCTGGCGGCTACCGACGTCTACCAGGTGCTCGATACCTCGGACCTGCCGGGCGGGGTGGTGAACATCGTCACCGGCGCCCATGCGGACCTTGCCGAACCGCTGGCCGCGCATGGCGACGTGGACGCGGTCTGGTCGTTCTCGTCCGCGGCGATCTCTGCCCCAGTCGAACGCGCGGCGGCCGGTAACCTGAAACGGACCTGGGTCAACCATGCCCGCGCCCGTAACTGGGCGGGCGACGAAGGCGAAGGCCGCGCCTTTCTGCGCGCGGCCACCGAGGTCAGGACGGTCTGGGTGCCCTGGGGCGCCTGA
- the deoC gene encoding deoxyribose-phosphate aldolase yields MPRTETRSPAPPAAALPQVSHPRNPGVPLDLGWIGQARVNRPAVERRCLGLPGRRSVKGAHQAAWLLRAVRLIDLTTLSGDDTRGRVARLCAKARQPVRADLLDALGVERLTTGAVCVYHEMIAPAVAALEGSGVPVAAVSTGFPAGLSPFATRLAEIEASVAAGASEIDIVISRRHVLTGDWQALYDEVAAFRAACGAAHLKAILATGELGTLTNVARASLVAMMAGADFIKTSTGKEPVNATLPVGLTMVRAIRAYHAATGHRVGFKPAGGISKAKDALTWLALIKDELGDRWLRPDLFRFGASSLLGDIERQIEHHVTGAYSAAWRHPMG; encoded by the coding sequence GTGCCCCGGACCGAGACCCGAAGCCCCGCACCGCCCGCCGCGGCCCTGCCGCAGGTAAGCCACCCCCGCAATCCGGGCGTGCCGCTGGACCTGGGCTGGATCGGGCAGGCGCGCGTCAACCGGCCCGCGGTGGAGCGGCGCTGCCTGGGCCTGCCGGGGCGCCGCTCGGTCAAGGGCGCGCACCAGGCGGCCTGGCTGCTGCGGGCCGTGCGCCTGATCGACCTCACGACGCTGTCAGGCGACGACACGCGCGGCCGTGTCGCGCGGCTCTGCGCCAAGGCGCGCCAGCCGGTGCGCGCCGATTTGCTGGACGCGTTGGGGGTCGAGCGGCTGACCACCGGGGCCGTCTGCGTCTATCACGAGATGATCGCGCCTGCCGTCGCGGCGCTTGAGGGCTCGGGAGTGCCGGTGGCCGCGGTCTCGACCGGGTTCCCGGCGGGCCTCTCGCCCTTCGCCACGCGGCTGGCCGAGATCGAGGCCAGCGTCGCCGCGGGGGCGTCCGAGATCGACATCGTGATCTCCCGCCGACACGTTCTGACCGGCGATTGGCAGGCGCTTTACGACGAGGTGGCCGCATTCCGCGCGGCTTGCGGCGCGGCGCATCTGAAGGCGATCCTCGCCACCGGCGAGCTTGGCACGCTCACCAATGTCGCGCGGGCCAGCCTCGTCGCGATGATGGCGGGCGCGGATTTCATCAAGACCTCGACTGGCAAGGAACCGGTGAACGCGACCCTTCCGGTCGGCCTGACCATGGTCCGCGCGATCCGCGCCTATCACGCAGCCACCGGCCACCGCGTCGGGTTCAAGCCCGCGGGCGGAATATCCAAGGCCAAGGACGCGCTGACATGGCTCGCGCTGATCAAGGACGAACTCGGCGACCGCTGGCTGAGGCCCGACCTCTTCCGCTTCGGCGCCTCCTCGCTTCTGGGCGATATCGAGCGCCAGATCGAGCATCACGTCACCGGCGCCTATTCCGCCGCCTGGCGGCATCCGATGGGGTAA